In Musa acuminata AAA Group cultivar baxijiao chromosome BXJ3-9, Cavendish_Baxijiao_AAA, whole genome shotgun sequence, a single genomic region encodes these proteins:
- the LOC103999201 gene encoding NAC domain-containing protein 92, with product MEDDGVAVLRRREDHRHMELPPGFRFQPTDEELITHYLAKKVTDAGFHAVAIGEVDLNKHEPWDLPLRANMGEKEWYFFCVRDRKYPTGLRTNRATKAGYWKATGKDTAIYKGKSLVGMKKTLVFYRGRAPKGEKSDWVMHEYRLEGKYSVYNLPPTVAKNEWVVCRVFHKITSIKKPVKPNVPLLPSSKETHVSYVSENQAASTIDSVYVTCFSNATAGTNGELFDECFRSSLLRASAEPRQGSPAPIFLPMMSLSSSLCSGMQFQPDAILAKKPIRCSAERELVSASQDTGLTAEMNPEITSVMSNDEIGRREFVPSASAGHGLLLHRCLWNC from the exons ATGGAAGACGATGGTGTTGCGGTTCTTCGCAGGCGCGAGGATCATCGGCACATGGAATTGCCGCCTGGGTTTCGATTTCAGCCCACTGATGAAGAGCTCATCACCCACTACCTCGCCAAGAAGGTGACGGATGCCGGTTTCCATGCTGTGGCTATCGGAGAGGTCGACTTGAACAAGCATGAGCCTTGGGATCTGCCTT TGAGAGCAAACATGGGAGAGAAAGAGTGGTACTTCTTCTGCGTGAGGGACAGGAAGTACCCCACGGGGTTGAGGACGAACAGGGCAACCAAGGCGGGCTACTGGAAGGCAACGGGTAAAGACACCGCGATCTACAAAGGGAAGAGCCTCGTTGGGATGAAGAAGACTCTGGTGTTCTACAGAGGCAGGGCTCCCAAGGGGGAGAAGAGCGACTGGGTAATGCACGAGTACCGGTTGGAGGGGAAGTACTCCGTCTACAACCTTCCGCCCACCGTAGCCAAG AACGAGTGGGTGGTCTGCAGGGTGTTCCACAAGATCACAAGCATCAAGAAGCCGGTCAAACCGAACGTTCCTCTTCTGCCATCGTCGAAGGAAACCCACGTTAGCTACGTCAGCGAGAACCAAGCCGCTTCCACGATCGACTCGGTCTACGTGACCTGCTTCTCCAACGCGACGGCCGGGACTAATGGCGAGCTGTTCGACGAGTGCTTCCGCTCCTCTCTTCTCCGTGCTTCGGCCGAGCCTCGCCAAGGTTCACCGGCCCCTATCTTCCTCCCCATGATGTCGCTGTCGAGCTCCTTGTGCTCCGGCATGCAGTTCCAGCCCGACGCGATCTTGGCGAAGAAGCCGATCAGATGCAGTGCAGAGAGGGAGCTGGTCAGCGCGTCGCAGGACACGGGGCTCACCGCCGAGATGAACCCCGAGATCACTTCCGTCATGTCAAACGATGAAATTGGAAGGCGGGAATTCGTCCCATCTGCCTCGGCCGGCCACGGTCTGCTGCTCCATCGCTGTCTGTGGAACTGTTGa